The Spirochaeta isovalerica genome includes a window with the following:
- a CDS encoding DUF4129 domain-containing protein — protein sequence MRRSTRSGMLFGASVFLIILLISSIGEPEFHNGHPISSHPFSQSEGVSDLIARFYEIFQSQAGLVRDANIGIRKIFSLYAVPLSIAALIFLALMLMVSKKVRRFFIVRALIGLSLIILILPIFYSSAIEESEDKHGEMIVTDMGEDIMGEELNSPVEKNEIIAPEISRELSWFISFLIISFFIIAAFFIQRKVRHFLKENKDRTLLTVTENALDSMKKGSDYSDIILRCYDEMIIYVKEKAGIVRSASMTPQEFSRHLEMEGLPSKETRCLTALFEQVRYGSAPLSREQESSAENCLRSLVKALEDR from the coding sequence ATGCGCCGTTCCACGCGCTCCGGAATGCTTTTCGGAGCGTCTGTTTTTTTAATCATCCTGCTTATCTCATCTATCGGGGAACCGGAGTTTCATAACGGACACCCTATATCCTCCCATCCCTTTTCTCAGTCGGAAGGTGTTTCTGATCTCATAGCCAGATTTTATGAGATTTTTCAGAGCCAGGCCGGATTGGTCCGGGATGCCAATATCGGGATCAGAAAGATATTTTCACTCTATGCCGTCCCCCTGTCAATTGCCGCGCTTATCTTCCTGGCGCTTATGCTGATGGTTTCAAAAAAAGTCAGAAGATTTTTTATAGTCCGGGCACTTATAGGTCTGTCTCTCATCATTTTGATTCTGCCCATTTTTTATTCTTCAGCCATAGAGGAATCCGAAGATAAACACGGAGAAATGATTGTGACCGATATGGGCGAGGATATCATGGGAGAGGAACTCAATAGCCCGGTTGAAAAAAATGAAATCATTGCTCCGGAAATATCCAGGGAATTATCATGGTTTATCTCTTTCCTTATTATATCGTTCTTTATTATCGCCGCTTTTTTTATTCAGAGAAAAGTCCGGCATTTCCTGAAAGAGAATAAAGACAGAACCCTGTTGACTGTGACGGAGAATGCTCTTGATTCCATGAAAAAAGGATCGGATTATAGCGATATCATTCTCCGCTGTTATGACGAAATGATCATCTATGTAAAAGAGAAAGCGGGAATTGTCCGATCGGCATCCATGACTCCCCAGGAGTTCAGCAGGCATCTGGAAATGGAAGGACTCCCTTCAAAAGAGACCAGATGTCTCACGGCTCTTTTCGAACAGGTCCGCTACGGTTCAGCCCCGCTCTCCCGTGAACAGGAAAGCAGCGCTGAAAACTGTTTGCGCTCTCTGGTGAAAGCGCTGGAGGACCGATGA
- a CDS encoding fused DSP-PTPase phosphatase/NAD kinase-like protein, translating to MNNKELPRFYNHDENFATGAQPSVEGIKLLKEKGFTAVVNISPVSTPNFLPGEGGLVEGLGMDYVHFPVDCSNLRDRHYKMFSAILDGLEGEKIFIHCGGNIKSSSLLHMYRVIEKKVDEKESLDELLKIQNPEQKWFDYFKRFGMAG from the coding sequence ATGAATAACAAGGAATTACCCCGTTTTTACAATCACGATGAAAATTTTGCAACCGGAGCACAGCCGAGTGTTGAAGGCATAAAGCTTCTGAAAGAGAAAGGATTTACTGCTGTTGTCAATATTTCTCCCGTGTCAACTCCCAACTTCCTCCCCGGAGAAGGTGGTCTTGTCGAAGGACTGGGTATGGATTATGTTCATTTTCCCGTGGATTGCTCGAACCTCAGGGATCGTCATTACAAAATGTTCTCCGCCATTCTCGATGGTCTTGAGGGAGAGAAAATCTTCATCCACTGCGGCGGCAATATCAAATCGTCCAGTCTCCTCCATATGTACAGAGTTATTGAAAAAAAGGTCGATGAGAAAGAATCTCTCGATGAACTCCTGAAAATTCAGAACCCGGAACAGAAGTGGTTCGACTACTTTAAACGATTCGGCATGGCCGGATAA
- a CDS encoding cysteine desulfurase family protein, giving the protein MIYLDWAATTPPYQEAIDVMANTMKNIYGNPSSAHAPGLEAKALLNESRKKCAEMLNCKADQIIFTSGGSESNNMIIYSLLKTRDKGEIIVCGLEHPAAGLPVQNMAKMGAKVKQLNPDKAGLIHPEKLAKAINEKTRMVIVMLLNNETGVIQPLEELIAVVREAEIKYGRPIHFHSDMVQALGKIPVDLQKYNVDSASFSAHKFGGPRGIGILFLKKDREFLFLGGGQERGMRPGTENLASIASMTRALELSLQEDHKSMKKLMDLLLEGVSEIPNGEILPPERVSRRENYCDYILSLSFPPVPGEVLARVLNEKGFAISTGSACSTNKKSKTAALTVMGFDRRISFSSVRVSIGRDTTFEEVDEFLKTLGKTVEELAVI; this is encoded by the coding sequence ATGATATATCTAGACTGGGCAGCCACAACGCCCCCGTACCAGGAAGCCATTGACGTCATGGCCAATACAATGAAGAACATATACGGCAACCCCTCTTCCGCCCACGCACCGGGTCTGGAAGCAAAAGCTCTTCTCAATGAATCGCGGAAAAAATGCGCGGAAATGCTGAACTGTAAAGCCGATCAGATTATTTTCACATCCGGCGGTTCGGAATCCAATAATATGATTATCTACTCTCTTCTAAAAACAAGAGACAAAGGAGAGATCATCGTCTGCGGCCTGGAACACCCCGCTGCCGGACTTCCGGTTCAGAATATGGCTAAAATGGGCGCTAAAGTGAAACAGCTTAACCCCGACAAAGCCGGTTTGATCCATCCTGAAAAACTGGCTAAGGCAATTAATGAAAAAACCCGCATGGTTATTGTTATGCTTCTCAATAATGAAACCGGAGTCATTCAGCCACTAGAGGAACTTATTGCTGTTGTGAGAGAGGCCGAAATAAAATACGGAAGACCGATCCACTTCCATTCCGATATGGTTCAGGCTCTGGGAAAAATCCCGGTCGATCTTCAGAAATATAATGTAGACAGCGCGTCATTCAGCGCGCATAAATTCGGCGGACCGAGAGGAATCGGAATCCTCTTCCTGAAAAAAGATAGAGAGTTTTTATTTTTGGGAGGTGGACAGGAGCGGGGAATGAGACCGGGAACGGAAAACCTGGCATCAATTGCTTCCATGACAAGAGCTCTGGAACTTTCCCTGCAGGAGGATCATAAATCCATGAAAAAACTGATGGATTTGCTTCTCGAAGGAGTTTCTGAGATCCCGAATGGTGAAATTCTTCCCCCGGAAAGAGTTTCCCGGAGAGAAAATTACTGTGATTATATTCTATCCCTCTCTTTTCCTCCCGTTCCCGGTGAGGTTCTGGCCAGAGTCCTCAATGAAAAAGGTTTTGCCATTTCAACCGGCTCCGCCTGCTCGACAAATAAAAAAAGTAAAACAGCTGCTTTGACAGTTATGGGTTTTGACCGCAGAATTTCATTTTCTTCAGTCCGGGTCTCAATCGGAAGGGATACGACATTCGAAGAGGTTGATGAGTTTTTAAAAACTCTTGGAAAGACGGTCGAAGAGCTGGCTGTTATCTGA
- a CDS encoding ArsR/SmtB family transcription factor — protein sequence MEKCCSVEELEDFAHKLKVCGHPLRLQILLLIEREDACVSDLWKCLELPQPVISQHLAVLKDRNIVESETDGNRRIYKIIDPFVQKIIQGFEVDEMDN from the coding sequence ATGGAAAAATGCTGTTCAGTTGAAGAATTAGAAGATTTCGCACACAAGTTAAAAGTCTGTGGTCATCCTCTCCGTCTCCAGATCCTTTTGCTAATCGAAAGAGAAGACGCTTGTGTTTCCGACCTTTGGAAATGTCTGGAATTGCCCCAGCCTGTTATCTCTCAGCATCTGGCTGTCCTTAAAGACAGAAATATCGTAGAATCGGAAACCGACGGCAACAGAAGAATCTATAAAATTATCGACCCTTTCGTTCAGAAGATCATTCAGGGGTTTGAAGTGGATGAGATGGATAATTAA
- a CDS encoding glycosyltransferase family 4 protein encodes MNNSIILLIGIATSFAFLINLYLTPILIFLSRRHGLFDEIDHRKIHTEDTSRLGGIGIFTSFMISAFVSPFLVRMLTKDSFIFVMGKINIPLLILSIAIIFTTGILDDFAQVRARYKLVGQVLASIVAVLAGALITQIEIPFINYTIQLGFFSVPLTILWLVGLSNALNMIDGLDGLSSGIGIIASMIFGFVFLINGQFISAIISYSLVGALFGYLFFNFPPARIFMGDSGSLLIGFLLALLPIATSPDSPSSLVLPITMLIIPIFDVVAAIWRRSREKRNIFSPDRHHIHHKLLDMGMKNRTILAIVYGLSLILGIVIIIFESTGSHNFFLVLSSWLVVAILFIVLHYKQK; translated from the coding sequence TTGAATAACTCAATAATTCTTCTGATTGGAATCGCCACATCTTTTGCCTTTCTGATCAATCTATATTTGACTCCAATCCTGATTTTTCTTTCAAGAAGACACGGCCTCTTTGATGAAATAGATCACAGGAAAATACATACCGAAGATACTTCCAGGCTTGGCGGCATTGGCATATTCACATCCTTTATGATTTCCGCTTTCGTCTCTCCCTTTCTGGTCAGAATGCTGACAAAAGATTCTTTTATCTTCGTAATGGGAAAAATCAATATACCGCTTTTGATCTTATCAATTGCCATAATATTTACAACTGGTATTCTCGATGACTTTGCCCAGGTGAGGGCCCGTTACAAATTGGTGGGACAGGTTCTGGCATCAATCGTCGCAGTCCTTGCCGGAGCTCTTATTACACAAATTGAAATCCCCTTTATTAATTATACAATACAATTGGGATTTTTCTCCGTACCCTTGACTATTCTCTGGCTCGTAGGATTGTCAAATGCACTGAATATGATAGACGGTCTTGACGGTTTATCTTCGGGAATCGGGATCATCGCATCTATGATTTTCGGTTTTGTTTTTCTGATTAACGGCCAGTTTATCTCCGCTATCATATCTTACTCTCTCGTGGGAGCCTTATTCGGATATTTGTTCTTTAATTTTCCCCCGGCCAGAATTTTCATGGGAGATTCCGGTAGTCTGCTGATAGGTTTTCTTCTCGCCTTGTTACCGATCGCGACCTCCCCGGACAGTCCGAGTTCTCTGGTTCTTCCTATTACAATGCTGATTATTCCGATATTTGATGTGGTAGCTGCCATTTGGAGAAGAAGCCGGGAGAAGAGAAACATATTCAGTCCCGACCGCCATCATATCCATCACAAGCTTCTTGATATGGGAATGAAAAACAGGACAATCCTTGCCATAGTCTACGGACTCAGTCTCATTCTGGGAATTGTCATAATAATTTTCGAATCGACCGGCTCACATAACTTTTTCCTGGTTTTATCCAGCTGGCTAGTGGTTGCGATTCTTTTCATCGTCCTTCACTATAAACAGAAATAA
- the aroB gene encoding 3-dehydroquinate synthase, translated as MNDIRTFHFGPYTTRTFFCSPEEVLEDALLVFDDNTAHLFPNRSQRQSVILPPGEKAKNWASVEQILEKAVEAEYGRDGCFAGIGGGVICDMTAFAASVYMRGCSVILVPTTLLAMVDASLGGKTGIDFAGYKNMVGSFYPASEVRYCPELLKTLPEREYLSGLGEVIKTAMLGDRELFDILKENRESVLARDPQILTDIIKRCIMVKGRVVEEDLRETGVRATLNLGHTFAHALESVSGFSSWSHGEAVAWGLLMAMETGVELGITDNYYAIEVRKMLEEYNFRLYAEFNPDELITAMSQDKKKKGGIVNFILQERIEKTLIRAVDRNIILKVLNRNLESAGDK; from the coding sequence ATGAACGATATTCGTACTTTCCATTTCGGACCTTATACAACCAGAACATTTTTCTGTTCACCCGAGGAAGTGCTCGAAGATGCGCTGCTTGTTTTTGATGACAATACGGCCCACCTCTTTCCCAACCGCAGCCAGCGTCAGTCAGTCATTCTCCCACCGGGGGAGAAGGCTAAAAACTGGGCATCAGTTGAACAGATTCTCGAAAAGGCTGTCGAAGCCGAATACGGGCGCGACGGATGTTTCGCCGGAATCGGCGGCGGTGTGATCTGTGATATGACAGCTTTTGCCGCATCGGTATACATGCGCGGCTGTTCGGTTATTCTTGTTCCCACGACTCTTCTGGCTATGGTCGATGCATCTCTGGGAGGGAAGACGGGAATCGATTTTGCAGGATACAAGAATATGGTCGGGTCGTTTTATCCGGCTTCGGAAGTACGATATTGTCCCGAATTATTGAAAACACTCCCCGAACGGGAGTATTTGAGCGGACTGGGGGAAGTCATAAAAACCGCCATGCTAGGCGACCGTGAACTTTTTGATATTCTTAAAGAGAATAGAGAGTCGGTGCTGGCCAGAGACCCACAGATTCTGACAGATATAATAAAGCGCTGCATCATGGTTAAGGGCCGGGTCGTAGAAGAGGATCTCCGCGAAACCGGGGTCCGCGCCACCCTCAATCTCGGCCATACTTTCGCCCACGCTCTGGAATCCGTTTCGGGCTTCAGTTCCTGGTCTCATGGCGAAGCTGTTGCCTGGGGACTGCTCATGGCTATGGAAACCGGCGTGGAATTGGGCATTACCGACAATTATTATGCAATTGAAGTGCGAAAAATGCTTGAGGAATATAATTTCAGACTTTATGCTGAATTTAACCCCGATGAACTTATCACTGCCATGAGTCAGGATAAGAAGAAGAAAGGGGGAATTGTGAATTTCATTCTTCAGGAAAGAATTGAAAAGACTTTGATCAGAGCTGTAGATAGAAATATTATACTGAAGGTTCTGAATAGAAATCTGGAATCAGCAGGTGACAAGTGA
- a CDS encoding cyclic nucleotide-binding domain-containing protein — MKLNGNVFNKFIQNIDSKQMIFREGDSGNQMFLIVEGEVEIRKKTTEKSTTTLATLKKGDFFGEMAMVERKPRSASAIAVTDCKLLALDQNAFMTLIEQNSDFAVRMIKVLATRLRRTNLLVEQVMGSDIEKQVFLGIGDYFSHTGSMTDLSANNGVMITVDDFAKWASRHLGIPESSIPNAIAGLIKRKVVHRVPGSDDDTHVFIEKRIILRMQ; from the coding sequence GTGAAACTGAATGGCAACGTTTTTAACAAGTTTATACAGAATATAGATTCGAAGCAGATGATTTTCAGGGAAGGTGATTCGGGAAATCAGATGTTTCTCATTGTTGAGGGAGAGGTGGAAATCCGGAAAAAGACAACCGAGAAATCCACAACGACACTGGCCACTTTGAAAAAGGGAGACTTTTTCGGAGAAATGGCCATGGTGGAACGGAAGCCCCGGTCAGCTTCGGCTATTGCCGTGACGGACTGCAAGCTTCTGGCCCTGGATCAGAACGCCTTTATGACACTGATCGAACAGAATTCAGATTTTGCCGTCAGGATGATCAAAGTACTGGCGACAAGATTGAGACGAACAAATCTTCTTGTTGAACAGGTTATGGGTTCCGATATCGAAAAGCAGGTTTTTCTCGGGATTGGAGACTATTTCAGCCATACGGGATCCATGACTGACCTTTCCGCTAATAACGGCGTTATGATCACTGTCGATGATTTTGCCAAGTGGGCGTCAAGGCATCTGGGGATTCCCGAGAGCTCCATTCCCAATGCCATAGCCGGACTGATAAAGAGGAAAGTCGTTCACAGGGTCCCCGGTTCCGACGATGATACTCATGTATTCATCGAGAAGCGTATCATTCTCAGGATGCAGTAA
- a CDS encoding flavodoxin family protein — protein MKSVVVYYSHTGNNRYLAEKTALALNSEAIEIHPRFSAFPFLVLSSLTKLSSGIRKIDKDFSSYDSVILCGPIWMGQIVSPLNDFLKKYISQINRLHFITCCGSKDSTKEDKFGYSHVFRKLKEMIGKKAGLMEAFPIELILPAEDKENDQAMMEARLSDRSFNEEIKARLEAFAGKLTAS, from the coding sequence ATGAAAAGCGTTGTAGTCTATTACTCACATACGGGAAATAACAGATATCTCGCCGAAAAAACAGCCCTGGCTTTAAATAGCGAAGCCATTGAAATTCACCCGAGATTTTCCGCCTTCCCCTTTCTGGTTCTTTCATCGCTGACAAAGTTAAGCTCGGGTATCAGAAAAATCGATAAAGACTTCAGTTCATATGATTCGGTGATTCTCTGCGGACCTATCTGGATGGGGCAGATCGTCTCCCCGCTCAATGATTTTCTGAAAAAATACATAAGCCAGATTAACAGACTGCATTTCATAACATGCTGCGGCAGCAAAGACTCAACAAAAGAGGATAAGTTTGGCTACAGTCACGTATTCAGAAAACTGAAAGAGATGATAGGTAAAAAAGCCGGACTTATGGAAGCATTCCCCATCGAATTGATTTTACCGGCTGAAGATAAAGAAAATGATCAAGCCATGATGGAAGCCCGACTGTCCGATAGGAGTTTTAACGAAGAGATTAAAGCAAGACTGGAGGCCTTTGCGGGAAAACTTACTGCATCCTGA
- the modA gene encoding molybdate ABC transporter substrate-binding protein produces the protein MKRYPVLILLIAAMLTGCSGKNDSETITVFAAASTSDIMEGISVQFRKDGGSEVRISSASSGMLARQIEQGAEPDIYISASESWMDFVRDLGVTEEILLLMGNRLVLIAPEDSSLDPFKLDENTNLPEISKGWFSMGDPDHVPAGRYGEEALKYYRWYEDLKPRILPAPNVRAALSVVELDEADLGIVYLSDAMKSEMVKILSLFPEESHSPIRYYCVLLRNSGKAARVFFQYIQSAAEVEEMIEDSGFTRSVN, from the coding sequence ATGAAAAGATATCCCGTTCTGATACTTCTTATTGCTGCAATGCTGACAGGCTGCTCCGGCAAAAATGATAGTGAAACGATTACTGTTTTTGCCGCAGCCAGCACATCGGATATTATGGAAGGCATTTCCGTTCAGTTCAGAAAAGACGGCGGAAGCGAGGTCCGCATCAGCAGCGCATCGAGCGGAATGCTGGCCCGTCAGATAGAGCAGGGCGCCGAACCGGATATTTATATTTCCGCTTCTGAGAGCTGGATGGATTTTGTCAGAGATCTCGGGGTAACGGAGGAAATCCTGCTGCTGATGGGAAACCGTCTGGTTCTTATTGCACCTGAAGATTCATCTCTTGACCCCTTCAAACTTGATGAAAACACGAATCTGCCGGAGATTTCCAAAGGATGGTTTTCCATGGGAGATCCGGACCATGTTCCGGCGGGACGATACGGAGAAGAGGCTTTGAAATATTACAGATGGTATGAGGATCTGAAGCCGAGAATTCTTCCCGCGCCTAATGTGCGGGCCGCTTTATCCGTAGTGGAACTCGATGAGGCTGATCTCGGGATTGTATATCTATCGGATGCCATGAAGAGCGAGATGGTAAAAATCCTTTCCCTTTTTCCTGAGGAATCGCATAGTCCGATCCGTTACTACTGTGTTCTGCTCAGGAACAGTGGGAAAGCAGCCAGAGTTTTTTTCCAGTATATTCAGTCAGCTGCTGAAGTCGAAGAGATGATTGAAGATTCCGGTTTTACCCGGTCAGTGAACTGA
- the modB gene encoding molybdate ABC transporter permease subunit: MDLSRISTIVFLSVKTGFAAIALNLPVALIAAYYLERKLKRESPFIEGIINLPLVMPPVTTGYLLLIVLGKKGIIGSFFYSVTGRSLAYSWTAALLASMIVSFPLIIRSIRTAMAMVDRRLELAAMTLGAGGFSLFMRITLPLILPGVINGLLLGFARSLGEFGATITFAGNIEGETRTIPLAVYSFLQIPGKEKEASLLVLISIAISFGSLFLSSHLSGRINHES; encoded by the coding sequence TTGGACTTATCGCGTATTTCTACAATTGTGTTTCTCTCGGTAAAGACCGGTTTTGCGGCTATAGCGCTGAATCTGCCTGTCGCCTTGATCGCCGCCTATTATCTGGAACGTAAACTCAAGCGAGAATCTCCATTTATAGAGGGTATTATAAATCTCCCCCTGGTTATGCCGCCGGTCACGACCGGTTATCTTCTGCTGATTGTTCTGGGGAAAAAGGGAATCATCGGTTCGTTTTTTTATTCGGTTACGGGTAGATCGCTTGCATACAGCTGGACGGCGGCTCTTCTCGCTTCAATGATTGTCTCTTTTCCGCTTATTATCCGCAGTATCAGGACGGCCATGGCCATGGTGGACCGCCGGCTGGAATTGGCCGCCATGACTCTGGGAGCCGGCGGTTTTTCCTTGTTTATGCGCATAACCCTGCCTCTGATCCTCCCGGGGGTGATCAATGGTCTGTTGTTGGGGTTTGCCCGCAGTCTGGGAGAATTCGGAGCGACAATCACCTTCGCCGGCAATATAGAAGGAGAAACCCGGACGATCCCGCTGGCGGTTTATTCATTTCTGCAGATTCCCGGAAAGGAAAAAGAGGCGTCATTGCTGGTTCTCATTTCCATAGCCATCTCTTTCGGATCCCTGTTTCTGTCATCACATCTCTCCGGGAGGATTAATCATGAGTCTTGA
- a CDS encoding ATP-binding cassette domain-containing protein: protein MSLEFDLTLARREFDLHLSGEFGKGITGIFGPSGSGKTSFFNLLAGIEKPESGFIRLNDRVLADVGRKVSVPIHKRRVGYVFQDRLLFPHLTVRDNLLFGIPYTAKTGLSFDEIVDFLDLKPLLKSKPARISGGEQQRVAIGRALLCTPDLLLLDEPFNAIDYSLRSSILATIRELGEKTDIPVLVISHDREDLVTLSDRLYRLSGRGLNGCRKFNLQNAVKIG, encoded by the coding sequence ATGAGTCTTGAATTTGATCTCACACTGGCAAGGAGGGAATTTGATCTTCATCTATCGGGTGAATTCGGCAAGGGGATAACCGGTATTTTCGGCCCTTCCGGCTCGGGTAAGACATCGTTTTTCAATCTTTTAGCTGGAATTGAGAAACCGGAATCCGGCTTTATACGGCTTAATGACCGAGTCCTGGCCGATGTGGGTAGAAAGGTCAGCGTTCCCATTCACAAAAGGCGAGTCGGCTATGTCTTTCAGGACAGGCTTCTGTTTCCCCATCTGACAGTTCGGGACAACCTTCTGTTCGGCATTCCCTATACCGCGAAAACGGGATTGTCTTTTGATGAAATTGTCGATTTTCTCGATCTGAAGCCGCTGCTGAAATCAAAGCCTGCCAGAATTTCAGGGGGAGAACAGCAGCGGGTCGCTATAGGACGGGCCCTTTTGTGCACTCCCGATCTGCTTTTACTCGATGAACCCTTTAATGCTATTGATTACAGCCTAAGAAGTTCAATCCTCGCGACGATCAGGGAACTGGGAGAAAAAACCGATATTCCGGTTCTGGTTATCAGTCATGACAGAGAGGATCTTGTTACTCTGAGCGACAGATTGTACCGCCTTTCCGGGCGGGGACTGAACGGCTGTAGAAAATTCAACCTGCAGAATGCCGTTAAAATCGGCTGA
- a CDS encoding NAD(P)-dependent oxidoreductase — protein MTILVTGGTGATGRLLIRQLLEREHTVLAVVRSAERLEDEIRNHPKLITIESPILDMEDSEMAGYLKDCDGAASCLGHNLTIRGIFGPPRKLVRDAAVKVCRSASSRDSGLPFKFVLMNTTANLNRNLNEERTFGESLVISLMRLLVPPQSDNEEAAEYFRKEIGNDNKSIEWVAVRPDTLIDEPDPGDYDLSASPVRSPVFNPGRTSRINVAHFIAELLTREDLWEEWKGQMPVIYNRDK, from the coding sequence ATGACAATACTTGTGACCGGAGGTACAGGAGCAACGGGACGTCTTCTTATCAGGCAGCTGCTGGAGAGAGAACACACCGTTTTGGCGGTCGTACGGTCAGCAGAAAGACTGGAAGACGAAATAAGAAATCACCCTAAACTGATAACGATCGAATCTCCGATTCTCGACATGGAAGATTCGGAAATGGCAGGGTATCTCAAAGATTGTGACGGAGCAGCTTCGTGTCTCGGGCACAATCTTACTATCAGGGGAATTTTCGGTCCGCCGCGGAAACTGGTCAGAGATGCGGCGGTAAAAGTCTGCCGGTCTGCCAGCAGCAGAGATTCGGGGCTTCCTTTCAAATTTGTTCTGATGAACACAACAGCGAACCTGAATAGAAATCTCAATGAAGAACGAACTTTCGGAGAATCACTGGTAATTTCTCTCATGAGGCTTCTGGTGCCGCCCCAATCAGACAATGAAGAAGCCGCAGAGTATTTCAGGAAAGAGATAGGAAATGACAATAAATCAATTGAATGGGTTGCCGTTCGGCCCGACACTCTGATCGATGAACCGGATCCCGGAGACTATGATCTCAGTGCGTCACCAGTGAGAAGTCCTGTCTTCAATCCCGGTAGAACGAGCCGAATCAATGTGGCTCATTTTATAGCGGAACTTCTTACCCGAGAAGACCTGTGGGAAGAATGGAAAGGACAGATGCCCGTCATCTACAACAGAGATAAATAA
- the nifH gene encoding nitrogenase iron protein, translating into MRKIAIYGKGGIGKSTTTQNTVAGLAEMKKKIMVIGCDPKADSTRLLLGGLAQKTVLDTLREEGEDIEMDDVIKDGYGETRCVESGGPEPGVGCAGRGIITSINMLEQLGAYEQDLDYTFYDVLGDVVCGGFAMPIREGKAEEIYIVVSGEMMAMYAANNICKGIVKYADAGGVRLGGLICNSRKVDNEREMIEELARKLGTQMIHFVPRDNMVQKAEIHRKTVIDFEPVHGQADEYRTLAKKIDENKMFVVPTPLEIEDLEQLLIDFGIAN; encoded by the coding sequence ATGAGAAAGATAGCCATTTACGGAAAAGGCGGGATCGGGAAATCCACAACCACGCAGAATACTGTTGCCGGTCTGGCGGAGATGAAAAAGAAAATCATGGTCATCGGGTGTGACCCCAAAGCGGACTCCACGAGACTTCTTCTGGGCGGTCTGGCTCAGAAAACAGTTCTCGATACCCTGAGGGAAGAAGGGGAAGACATCGAGATGGATGATGTTATCAAAGATGGATACGGCGAAACCCGATGTGTCGAATCGGGCGGTCCCGAGCCGGGAGTCGGATGTGCGGGCAGGGGCATCATTACATCCATCAATATGCTCGAACAGCTGGGCGCTTATGAACAGGATCTGGATTACACGTTCTACGATGTTCTCGGGGATGTTGTATGTGGTGGATTCGCCATGCCGATCCGTGAGGGGAAAGCGGAAGAGATTTACATCGTCGTTTCCGGAGAGATGATGGCCATGTACGCGGCCAATAACATCTGCAAAGGTATTGTGAAATATGCCGATGCCGGCGGGGTCCGTCTGGGCGGTCTTATCTGCAACAGCCGTAAGGTTGATAACGAGAGAGAGATGATTGAAGAGCTGGCCAGAAAGCTGGGTACGCAGATGATCCATTTCGTCCCCAGAGACAATATGGTTCAGAAAGCCGAGATTCACAGAAAAACAGTAATCGATTTTGAACCGGTTCACGGTCAGGCTGACGAGTACAGAACGCTGGCCAAAAAAATAGATGAAAACAAGATGTTCGTCGTTCCCACTCCTCTGGAGATCGAGGATCTGGAACAGCTGCTGATAGATTTCGGAATTGCCAACTAA